CCCGTTAAGAGCTGAAGGAAATCCAGCATAAACAGCCATTTGCATGACAACTTCAACAACCTCTTGTCGGGTACAGCCAACGTTTAGCGCCCCATGAATATGAACCTTTAATTGAGGAACAGCATTGCCGAGTGCTGTCAATGCAGCAACAACAGCAATTTCGCGAGATTTAAGATCGAGACCAGGACGCGAATAGATA
The Pseudomonadota bacterium genome window above contains:
- a CDS encoding carboxymuconolactone decarboxylase family protein, whose amino-acid sequence is MDQQDRYQRGWEKLKEVDGEAGERVVDSLKDIAPDFARLLIEFPFGDIYSRPGLDLKSREIAVVAALTALGNAVPQLKVHIHGALNVGCTRQEVVEVVMQMAVYAGFPSALNGLFAAKEVFKERDDSGKS